A window of the Paralichthys olivaceus isolate ysfri-2021 chromosome 5, ASM2471397v2, whole genome shotgun sequence genome harbors these coding sequences:
- the adgrl1a gene encoding adhesion G protein-coupled receptor L1 isoform X1, translating to MALAVWIICTCAVAFSNIAPSSQALSRSMMPFGLMRRELACEGYPIELRCPGSDVIMIETANYGRTDDKICDADPFQMENVQCYLPDAFKIMSQRCNNRTQCVVVAGSDVFPDPCPGTYKYLEIQYECVPYKVDQKVFVCPGTLLRVQAASSQQEAEHQAGAWCKDPLQSGDRLYVMPWTPYRTDMLYEYASWEDFKQNRATTTYKLPNRVDGTGFVVYDGAVFYNKERTRNIVKYDLRTRIKSGEAIITNANYHDTSPYRWGGKSDIDLAVDENGLWVIYATESNNGRLVVSQVNPYTLRFEGTWETSFDKRMASNAFMACGVLYAVRSVYQDDDSEAGGDLVMYAYNTNHGREEPVNIAFPNPYQYISSVDYNPRDNQLYVWNNYNVLRYPLEFGPPDPTTGPLTTAQVSTTVPARPFTSSASPSTARPLAPTSRPIGSINKHPDLRPITATVPVTRRPPHPPPQGPEPHVCEAKRVRGVDWPTTQRGETVDRPCPKGSLGIASFQCLAEQVMWNPRGPDLSNCTSPWVNQVAQKIKSGENAANIAGELVNHTRGRIQAGDVSSSVRLIEQLLDILDAQLQALRPGNKDLAARNYNKLQKRERTCRAYIQAVVQTVDNLLRPEALESWQDMNSTEQAHTATMLLDVLEKGAFLLANNMYGNRFSDRTLSIDLEVHVLNTEMDLQDLSFPQNYASDSTIQLSASTIKQYSRNGQVKVVFVLYKNLGSFLSTENATLKMEVEGSSHDKKRLAVNSHVIAASINKESSRVFLTEPVVFTLKHLEIENYYTPNCSFWNYSERSMTGQWSSQGCRLLDTNNTHTTCSCSHLTNFAVLMAHHEPDYQGRMHELILFVITWVGIVISLVCLAICISTFCFLRGLQTDRNTIHKNLCINLFIAELLFLIGIDKTEYHIACPIFAGLLHFFFLAAFSWMCLEGVQLYLMLVEVFESEYSRKKYYYLCGYCFPALVVGISAAIDYRSYGTKKACWLRVDNYFIWSFIGPVSFVIMLNLIFLIITLHKMIRNSSALKPDSSRLDNIKSWALGAIALLFLLGLTWAFGLLFINENTVIMAYLFTTFNAFQGMFIFIFHCALQKKVHKEYSKCLRHSYCCSRTSTTSSHGSLKNSGLRANNRYYSGSQARHAAAHRQSRIRRMWNDTVRKQTESSFMAGDINSTPTLNRATMGNHLLTNPVLQTRTGTSPYNTLLAESFTPPSPGVFNSTGTFRDPKTTLSKARDPCGMETLPLNGNFNNSYSLRSGPGGGGGGSCDFLGSGGDSPPPLLNPRSSEALGGGGIRRNLSDAAAFEKMIISELVHNNLRGGVGGGSGGGGGDVGDRVCGSLARGRPHGGVGRGTIVAGTESPMGMDEHEDFLRDGRQRTPQDVELLYKALEEPLLLQRAQSVLYQSDPEESESYTADLTESLGHSGHSGQSAGGQGGSRAPDSPARDSLYTSITNLRDSPYPDSSPEPLEVVPRSAQPPEELYYSSGRPALGSRGAPMQTFYQVPARRPSGEGHQAQELAHNEGDGQMQLVTSL from the exons tCTTTGTGTGCCCGGGGACACTGCTGCGGGTGCAGGCGGCCAGCTCTCAGCAGGAGGCAGAGCACCAGGCAGGGGCGTGGTGCAAGGACCCGCTGCAGTCTGGGGACCGTCTTTACGTCATGCCCTGGACCCCCTATCGAACCGACATGTTGTATGAGTATGCCTCCTGGGAAGACTTCAAACAGAACCGAGCCACCACCACCTACAA GTTGCCCAACAGAGTTGACGGCACAGGGTTTGTGGTGTATGATGGGGCGGTATTTTACAACAAGGAGCGCACACGAAACATAGTCAAGTATGACTTACGGACGCGCATCAAGAGCGGAGAGGCCATTATCACAAACGCCAACTACCATGACACGTCTCCCTACCGCTGGGGAGGGAAGTCGGACATCGACCTAGCTGTGGATGAGAATGGCCTCTGGGTGATCTACGCCACAGAGTCCAACAACGGACGACTTGTGGTCAGCCAG GTAAACCCCTACACCCTCCGCTTCGAAGGCACGTGGGAGACCAGCTTCGACAAAAGGATGGCGTCCAACGCCTTCATGGCTTGCGGTGTGCTTTACGCGGTGCGGTCGGTGTACCAGGACGATGACAGTGAAGCGGGTGGTGACCTGGTGATGTACGCCTACAACACTAACCACGGTCGCGAAGAGCCCGTCAACATCGCTTTCCCCAACCCCTATCAGTACATCTCCTCTGTGGACTACAACCCGCGAGACAACCAGCTGTATGTCTGGAACAACTACAATGTGCTGCGCTACCCACTGGAGTTTGGACCACCAGACCCCACCACAG GGCCTTTGACCACCGCCCAAGTGTCCACCACTGTTCCAGCCAGGCCGTTCACCTCCAGTGCCAGTCCCTCCACCGCCCGACCTCTGGCGCCCACCTCGCGCCCTATCGGCTCCATCAACAAGCACCCCGATCTTCGACCAATCACGGCTACCGTGCCTGTCACCCGCCGGccaccccaccctcctcctcaagGCCCGGAGCCCCATGTGTGCGAAGCGAAGCGGGTCCGTGGCGTCGACTGGCCCaccacacagagaggagagaccgTAGACCGCCCGTGTCCCAAAGGATCTCTAG GAATCGCTTCGTTCCAGTGCTTGGCGGAGCAGGTCATGTGGAATCCGCGGGGTCCTGACCTGAGTAACTGCACCTCCCCGTGGGTCAACCAGGTGGCCCAGAAG ATAAAGAGCGGTGAGAATGCTGCCAACATTGCCGGAGAGCTGGTGAACCACACCCGGGGTCGGATCCAGGCTGGAGATGTCAGCTCGTCCGTGCGACTCATCGAGCAGCTGCTGGACATACTGGACGCCCAGCTTCAGGCCCTAAGGCCTGGAAACAAAGATTTAGCTGCACGGAACTACAACAAG CTCCAGAAGCGAGAGCGGACCTGTCGGGCCTACATCCAG GCGGTGGTGCAAACCGTGGACAACTTATTGCGTCCCGAGGCCCTGGAGTCGTGGCAGGACATGAACAGCACAGAGCAGGCTCACACTGCCACCATGCTGCTGGACGTCCTGGAGAAAGGAGCTTTCCTGCTGGCCAACAACATGTACGGGAATCGCTTTTCCGACCGAACGCTCAGCATTG ACCTTGAGGTGCACGTTCTAAACACAGAGATGGACCTGCAGGACTTGTCCTTCCCACAGAACTACGCCAGCGACAGCACCATCCAGCTCTCAGCCTCCACGATCAAACAGTACAGCCGCAACG GACAAGTCAAGGTGGTGTTTGTGCTCTATAAAAACTTGGGATCCTTCCTGTCCACTGAGAATGCCACCTTGAAAATGGAAGTGGAGGGGTCAAGCCACGATAAGAAGCGACTGGCAGTCAACTCCCACGTAATCGCAGCCTCCATCAACAAAGAGTCCAGCAGAGTGTTCCTCACAGAGCCGGTGGTCTTCACACTCAAACATCTGGAG aTAGAGAATTACTACACTCCAAACTGCTCCTTCTGGAACTACTCGGAGCGCTCTATGACAGGACAGTGGTCGTCACAGGGCTGCCGGCTGCTGGACACCAACAACACGCACACCACCTGCTCGTGCAGCCACCTCACCAACTTCGCCGTGCTGATGGCGCACCACGAGCCCGAC TACCAGGGGCGCATGCATGAACTGATCCTGTTTGTGATCACCTGGGTGGGTATTGTCATCTCCCTGGTGTGTCTGGCCATCTGCATCTCCACTTTCTGCTTCCTGCGGGGCCTGCAGACCGACCGCAACACCATCCACAAGAACCTCTGCATCAACCTCTTCATCGCCGAGCTGCTCTTCCTCATCGGCATAGACAAGACGGAATATCAC ATCGCCTGTCCCATCTTTGCTGGCCTTCtgcatttcttcttcttggctGCCTTCTCCTGGATGTGTCTGGAGGGTGTGCAGCTCTATCTCATGCTGGTGGAGGTCTTTGAGAGCGAGTACTCCCGCAAAAAGTACTACTATCTGTGTGGCTACTGCTTCCCCGCACTGGTGGTGGGCATCTCGGCGGCCATAGACTACAGGAGCTATGGGACCAAGAAAGC ATGCTGGCTGCGAGTGGATAACTACTTCATCTGGAGCTTCATTGGACCTGTTTCGTTTGTTATCATG CTCAACCTCATTTTCCTCATAATCACTTTACACAAGATGATTCGTAACTCCTCAGCACTGAAACCTGACTCCAGCCGCCTGGATAACATTAA GTCATGGGCTCTGGGGGCCATTGCTCTGCTGTTCCTGCTGGGCCTGACGTGGGCCTTTGGTCTCCTCTTTATCAACGAGAACACGGTGATCATGGCGTACCTCTTCACCACCTTCAACGCCTTCCAGGGCATGTTCATCTTTATCTTCCACTGTGCCCTGCAGAAGAAG gTCCATAAGGAGTACAGTAAGTGTCTGCGTCACTCCTACTGCTGTAGCCGTACCTCCACCACCAGCTCCCACGGCTCCCTGAAGAACTCGGGCCTGCGTGCCAACAACCGCTACTATAGCGGCAGCCAAGCTCGCCATGCAGCGGCCCACAGACAG AGTCGCATCCGCAGGATGTGGAACGACACGGTTCGGAAGCAGACAGAATCTTCTTTCATGGCGGGAGATATCAACAGCACCCCGACACTCAACCGCG CAACCATGGGCAACCACCTTCTGACAAACCCAGTGTTACAGACTCGCACTGGTACCTCTCCTTACAACACTCTGCTGGCTGAGAGCTTCACCCCGCCCTCACCTGGTGTCTTCAACTCTACCG GAACCTTTCGTGATCCAA AGACCACATTATCCAAGGCCCGAGACCCCTGTGGGATGGAGACCCTGCCCTTGAATGGTAACTTCAACAACAGCTACTCCCTGCGCAGTGGCCCAGGGGGTGGAGGCGGTGGCAGCTGTGACTTCCTAGGTAGTGGTGGAGACAGCCCGCCGCCCCTCCTCAATCCCCGCAGCTCGGAGGCCCTGGGTGGTGGAGGTATCCGACGGAACCTCTCCGATGCGGCAGCCTTTGAGAAAATGATCATCTCGGAGCTCGTGCATAACAACCTGAGGGGTGGTGTTggaggagggagtggaggaggtggaggtgacgTAGGGGACAGAGTGTGTGGCAGCCTGGCCAGGGGACGTCCTCACGGTGGGGTCGGTCGGGGGACAATCGTTGCTGGGACAGAGTCGCCTATGGGCATGGATGAACATGAGGACTTTCTGAGAGACGGGCGGCAGCGCACCCCGCAGGATGTGGAGCTACTTTATAAAGCTCTGGAGGAACCCCTGCTGTTGCAGCGTGCCCAGTCGGTTCTCTACCAGAGCGATCCAGAGGAGTCAGAGAGCTACACGGCCGACCTCACTGAGAGCCTGGGCCACAGTGGTCACAGTGGCCAGAGTGCTGGCGGTCAGGGAGGCAGCAGAGCGCCAGACTCCCCTGCCCGTGACTCCCTGTACACCAGCATCACCAACCTGCGAGACTCACCCTATCCTGACAGCAGCCCTGAGCCCCTGGAAGTGGTGCCCCGCTCAGCTCAGCCCCCAGAGGAGCTGTACTACAGCTCTGGGAGGCCTGCCCTGGGCTCTCGTGGGGCCCCCATGCAGACCTTCTACCAGGTCCCAGCCCGGAGACCGAGTGGTGAGGGGCACCAGGCTCAGGAGCTTGCCCACAATGAGGGAGACGGACAGATGCAGCTGGTCACCAGCCTGTGA
- the adgrl1a gene encoding adhesion G protein-coupled receptor L1 isoform X3 codes for MCNNRTQCVVVAGSDVFPDPCPGTYKYLEIQYECVPYKVDQKVFVCPGTLLRVQAASSQQEAEHQAGAWCKDPLQSGDRLYVMPWTPYRTDMLYEYASWEDFKQNRATTTYKLPNRVDGTGFVVYDGAVFYNKERTRNIVKYDLRTRIKSGEAIITNANYHDTSPYRWGGKSDIDLAVDENGLWVIYATESNNGRLVVSQVNPYTLRFEGTWETSFDKRMASNAFMACGVLYAVRSVYQDDDSEAGGDLVMYAYNTNHGREEPVNIAFPNPYQYISSVDYNPRDNQLYVWNNYNVLRYPLEFGPPDPTTGPLTTAQVSTTVPARPFTSSASPSTARPLAPTSRPIGSINKHPDLRPITATVPVTRRPPHPPPQGPEPHVCEAKRVRGVDWPTTQRGETVDRPCPKGSLGIASFQCLAEQVMWNPRGPDLSNCTSPWVNQVAQKIKSGENAANIAGELVNHTRGRIQAGDVSSSVRLIEQLLDILDAQLQALRPGNKDLAARNYNKLQKRERTCRAYIQAVVQTVDNLLRPEALESWQDMNSTEQAHTATMLLDVLEKGAFLLANNMYGNRFSDRTLSIDLEVHVLNTEMDLQDLSFPQNYASDSTIQLSASTIKQYSRNGQVKVVFVLYKNLGSFLSTENATLKMEVEGSSHDKKRLAVNSHVIAASINKESSRVFLTEPVVFTLKHLEIENYYTPNCSFWNYSERSMTGQWSSQGCRLLDTNNTHTTCSCSHLTNFAVLMAHHEPDYQGRMHELILFVITWVGIVISLVCLAICISTFCFLRGLQTDRNTIHKNLCINLFIAELLFLIGIDKTEYHIACPIFAGLLHFFFLAAFSWMCLEGVQLYLMLVEVFESEYSRKKYYYLCGYCFPALVVGISAAIDYRSYGTKKACWLRVDNYFIWSFIGPVSFVIMLNLIFLIITLHKMIRNSSALKPDSSRLDNIKSWALGAIALLFLLGLTWAFGLLFINENTVIMAYLFTTFNAFQGMFIFIFHCALQKKVHKEYSKCLRHSYCCSRTSTTSSHGSLKNSGLRANNRYYSGSQARHAAAHRQSRIRRMWNDTVRKQTESSFMAGDINSTPTLNRATMGNHLLTNPVLQTRTGTSPYNTLLAESFTPPSPGVFNSTGTFRDPKTTLSKARDPCGMETLPLNGNFNNSYSLRSGPGGGGGGSCDFLGSGGDSPPPLLNPRSSEALGGGGIRRNLSDAAAFEKMIISELVHNNLRGGVGGGSGGGGGDVGDRVCGSLARGRPHGGVGRGTIVAGTESPMGMDEHEDFLRDGRQRTPQDVELLYKALEEPLLLQRAQSVLYQSDPEESESYTADLTESLGHSGHSGQSAGGQGGSRAPDSPARDSLYTSITNLRDSPYPDSSPEPLEVVPRSAQPPEELYYSSGRPALGSRGAPMQTFYQVPARRPSGEGHQAQELAHNEGDGQMQLVTSL; via the exons tCTTTGTGTGCCCGGGGACACTGCTGCGGGTGCAGGCGGCCAGCTCTCAGCAGGAGGCAGAGCACCAGGCAGGGGCGTGGTGCAAGGACCCGCTGCAGTCTGGGGACCGTCTTTACGTCATGCCCTGGACCCCCTATCGAACCGACATGTTGTATGAGTATGCCTCCTGGGAAGACTTCAAACAGAACCGAGCCACCACCACCTACAA GTTGCCCAACAGAGTTGACGGCACAGGGTTTGTGGTGTATGATGGGGCGGTATTTTACAACAAGGAGCGCACACGAAACATAGTCAAGTATGACTTACGGACGCGCATCAAGAGCGGAGAGGCCATTATCACAAACGCCAACTACCATGACACGTCTCCCTACCGCTGGGGAGGGAAGTCGGACATCGACCTAGCTGTGGATGAGAATGGCCTCTGGGTGATCTACGCCACAGAGTCCAACAACGGACGACTTGTGGTCAGCCAG GTAAACCCCTACACCCTCCGCTTCGAAGGCACGTGGGAGACCAGCTTCGACAAAAGGATGGCGTCCAACGCCTTCATGGCTTGCGGTGTGCTTTACGCGGTGCGGTCGGTGTACCAGGACGATGACAGTGAAGCGGGTGGTGACCTGGTGATGTACGCCTACAACACTAACCACGGTCGCGAAGAGCCCGTCAACATCGCTTTCCCCAACCCCTATCAGTACATCTCCTCTGTGGACTACAACCCGCGAGACAACCAGCTGTATGTCTGGAACAACTACAATGTGCTGCGCTACCCACTGGAGTTTGGACCACCAGACCCCACCACAG GGCCTTTGACCACCGCCCAAGTGTCCACCACTGTTCCAGCCAGGCCGTTCACCTCCAGTGCCAGTCCCTCCACCGCCCGACCTCTGGCGCCCACCTCGCGCCCTATCGGCTCCATCAACAAGCACCCCGATCTTCGACCAATCACGGCTACCGTGCCTGTCACCCGCCGGccaccccaccctcctcctcaagGCCCGGAGCCCCATGTGTGCGAAGCGAAGCGGGTCCGTGGCGTCGACTGGCCCaccacacagagaggagagaccgTAGACCGCCCGTGTCCCAAAGGATCTCTAG GAATCGCTTCGTTCCAGTGCTTGGCGGAGCAGGTCATGTGGAATCCGCGGGGTCCTGACCTGAGTAACTGCACCTCCCCGTGGGTCAACCAGGTGGCCCAGAAG ATAAAGAGCGGTGAGAATGCTGCCAACATTGCCGGAGAGCTGGTGAACCACACCCGGGGTCGGATCCAGGCTGGAGATGTCAGCTCGTCCGTGCGACTCATCGAGCAGCTGCTGGACATACTGGACGCCCAGCTTCAGGCCCTAAGGCCTGGAAACAAAGATTTAGCTGCACGGAACTACAACAAG CTCCAGAAGCGAGAGCGGACCTGTCGGGCCTACATCCAG GCGGTGGTGCAAACCGTGGACAACTTATTGCGTCCCGAGGCCCTGGAGTCGTGGCAGGACATGAACAGCACAGAGCAGGCTCACACTGCCACCATGCTGCTGGACGTCCTGGAGAAAGGAGCTTTCCTGCTGGCCAACAACATGTACGGGAATCGCTTTTCCGACCGAACGCTCAGCATTG ACCTTGAGGTGCACGTTCTAAACACAGAGATGGACCTGCAGGACTTGTCCTTCCCACAGAACTACGCCAGCGACAGCACCATCCAGCTCTCAGCCTCCACGATCAAACAGTACAGCCGCAACG GACAAGTCAAGGTGGTGTTTGTGCTCTATAAAAACTTGGGATCCTTCCTGTCCACTGAGAATGCCACCTTGAAAATGGAAGTGGAGGGGTCAAGCCACGATAAGAAGCGACTGGCAGTCAACTCCCACGTAATCGCAGCCTCCATCAACAAAGAGTCCAGCAGAGTGTTCCTCACAGAGCCGGTGGTCTTCACACTCAAACATCTGGAG aTAGAGAATTACTACACTCCAAACTGCTCCTTCTGGAACTACTCGGAGCGCTCTATGACAGGACAGTGGTCGTCACAGGGCTGCCGGCTGCTGGACACCAACAACACGCACACCACCTGCTCGTGCAGCCACCTCACCAACTTCGCCGTGCTGATGGCGCACCACGAGCCCGAC TACCAGGGGCGCATGCATGAACTGATCCTGTTTGTGATCACCTGGGTGGGTATTGTCATCTCCCTGGTGTGTCTGGCCATCTGCATCTCCACTTTCTGCTTCCTGCGGGGCCTGCAGACCGACCGCAACACCATCCACAAGAACCTCTGCATCAACCTCTTCATCGCCGAGCTGCTCTTCCTCATCGGCATAGACAAGACGGAATATCAC ATCGCCTGTCCCATCTTTGCTGGCCTTCtgcatttcttcttcttggctGCCTTCTCCTGGATGTGTCTGGAGGGTGTGCAGCTCTATCTCATGCTGGTGGAGGTCTTTGAGAGCGAGTACTCCCGCAAAAAGTACTACTATCTGTGTGGCTACTGCTTCCCCGCACTGGTGGTGGGCATCTCGGCGGCCATAGACTACAGGAGCTATGGGACCAAGAAAGC ATGCTGGCTGCGAGTGGATAACTACTTCATCTGGAGCTTCATTGGACCTGTTTCGTTTGTTATCATG CTCAACCTCATTTTCCTCATAATCACTTTACACAAGATGATTCGTAACTCCTCAGCACTGAAACCTGACTCCAGCCGCCTGGATAACATTAA GTCATGGGCTCTGGGGGCCATTGCTCTGCTGTTCCTGCTGGGCCTGACGTGGGCCTTTGGTCTCCTCTTTATCAACGAGAACACGGTGATCATGGCGTACCTCTTCACCACCTTCAACGCCTTCCAGGGCATGTTCATCTTTATCTTCCACTGTGCCCTGCAGAAGAAG gTCCATAAGGAGTACAGTAAGTGTCTGCGTCACTCCTACTGCTGTAGCCGTACCTCCACCACCAGCTCCCACGGCTCCCTGAAGAACTCGGGCCTGCGTGCCAACAACCGCTACTATAGCGGCAGCCAAGCTCGCCATGCAGCGGCCCACAGACAG AGTCGCATCCGCAGGATGTGGAACGACACGGTTCGGAAGCAGACAGAATCTTCTTTCATGGCGGGAGATATCAACAGCACCCCGACACTCAACCGCG CAACCATGGGCAACCACCTTCTGACAAACCCAGTGTTACAGACTCGCACTGGTACCTCTCCTTACAACACTCTGCTGGCTGAGAGCTTCACCCCGCCCTCACCTGGTGTCTTCAACTCTACCG GAACCTTTCGTGATCCAA AGACCACATTATCCAAGGCCCGAGACCCCTGTGGGATGGAGACCCTGCCCTTGAATGGTAACTTCAACAACAGCTACTCCCTGCGCAGTGGCCCAGGGGGTGGAGGCGGTGGCAGCTGTGACTTCCTAGGTAGTGGTGGAGACAGCCCGCCGCCCCTCCTCAATCCCCGCAGCTCGGAGGCCCTGGGTGGTGGAGGTATCCGACGGAACCTCTCCGATGCGGCAGCCTTTGAGAAAATGATCATCTCGGAGCTCGTGCATAACAACCTGAGGGGTGGTGTTggaggagggagtggaggaggtggaggtgacgTAGGGGACAGAGTGTGTGGCAGCCTGGCCAGGGGACGTCCTCACGGTGGGGTCGGTCGGGGGACAATCGTTGCTGGGACAGAGTCGCCTATGGGCATGGATGAACATGAGGACTTTCTGAGAGACGGGCGGCAGCGCACCCCGCAGGATGTGGAGCTACTTTATAAAGCTCTGGAGGAACCCCTGCTGTTGCAGCGTGCCCAGTCGGTTCTCTACCAGAGCGATCCAGAGGAGTCAGAGAGCTACACGGCCGACCTCACTGAGAGCCTGGGCCACAGTGGTCACAGTGGCCAGAGTGCTGGCGGTCAGGGAGGCAGCAGAGCGCCAGACTCCCCTGCCCGTGACTCCCTGTACACCAGCATCACCAACCTGCGAGACTCACCCTATCCTGACAGCAGCCCTGAGCCCCTGGAAGTGGTGCCCCGCTCAGCTCAGCCCCCAGAGGAGCTGTACTACAGCTCTGGGAGGCCTGCCCTGGGCTCTCGTGGGGCCCCCATGCAGACCTTCTACCAGGTCCCAGCCCGGAGACCGAGTGGTGAGGGGCACCAGGCTCAGGAGCTTGCCCACAATGAGGGAGACGGACAGATGCAGCTGGTCACCAGCCTGTGA